Genomic window (Ranitomeya variabilis isolate aRanVar5 chromosome 8, aRanVar5.hap1, whole genome shotgun sequence):
aagaaaataaacatgtgtaatttcAATTTCCTGGAAGAAATagttcattttttggaacaatttcaagagtgtcaacactttcagccatcGCTGTATGTCTGTGTTTATAACCATATTCCTGATGCATATATGTCTGTGCTGTTAACCATATGCCTGCTGCAAGTCCATAATCTATAATAgaacggtgggagcgtcactctgtctgaagccttgATAGACTGCGCAAGTgctggcgcagtctggaccccacagagtgacgcagcccaggagatcgcggtatgcgtaagcactgaacgcacactgtgatctccaacggagaagcagggaggtgccaggagggtgagtatgctatattcacctatcCCCATTCCACCGCTGTGTGCCGCTGTGttttccacatcctctgcctgtgatgttcagttcagagggcgtgatgacgtgcttaatgcgcgccgccctctgactgaacagtcacagccagaggacctggaagacggagcggcacacagcagtggatcagggccaggtgactatagcaagtgccgggggcctgagctagcggcgactccgacaCCTGACCCcacagcgcgccagtgtccccgcctgctcaggtcccccagcactcggcgcccagcgacgataggtgagtgttatttattttttttaatttttttattgcagcaggtacggggcatataatactatggagcatcttatggggccatcaacctttatggatcagcatacagggcatatactatggagcatcttatgggggccatcaaccataatggagcagcatacgaggcatatactatggagcatcttatgggggccatcaaccataatggagcagcatacgaggcatatactatggagcatcttatgggggccatcaacctttatggagcagcgtatggggcatatactatggagcatcttatgggggccatcaacctttatggagcagcgtatggggcatatggatgggagcagcacattacagaacggtggtgcaggatgggagcagcacatgacagaatagggcagcacatgacagaacgggggtgcaggatggcagcagcacatgacagaacatgggtgcaggatggaagcagcacatgacagtgggggcgcaggatgggagcagcacatgacagaatagagcagcacatgacagaataggaaagaagaaagaagaaacaaGCAACCCTATGGTCCCATAAAAGATAAATATTTATTAATACACATTAAAACACCAAACAGGATACAGTGATGCAGTATAGGGAATAGATATGTTTCCCAATGGCCATAGAAAACGGGCCAGAGAGCCAACCCACAGTCCGTGCTAGTATAGTTACAGAATATTACAAGGACAAAACCCATGCCCAATAATAAATATCCATATATTCATAAGGCCAGTGCCTTCGCATGGGAGACATTACATGTCATATTGAGAAGGTAAACATACCCACAACAGGCACCACGGACGAAATGAGTAGACAGTCAGGCCCGACCCCGACGCGCGCTCCGGAGCGGGCAGCTCCTTCATCAGGGGATAACAATGATTTACTTGTTGATTCCGCCTCCCCAAAAAATGAGGGTGGGGGGTAGTGAGCATCCAAAAGTTCTCTGTACCACAAGTAATGGCAATAAAACCCTTTAACTTATTGGGCAAATAACTTCAAGCCCTCGGTCAGTGCTGGAGACGGGGGAGGGAGTGACACGAACATTTttggttttaatttttattttttaattgtgcAAAAGTAGTGTAACGTAAAcaaaaataactaataaatttgGTATCCTCTTAATCGCAGGACCCCTGAAATAAAAGAAACTTTTGTCATTTAATTTTGTATGATAACACCCTGCAAAATGGCACCGCTGAAGTTGCAGAATTGGGTAGGTAGGTTGTTGTTTTTAGTTTTGCACACCCCAAATTTGTGTGTACGTACAGTCGCACATGGGTATATATAGTGTCGCACACTGACAAGCGTATACACGCTCGCGCAGGGGCACGTGCACAGGTGTATATGTTCGCGCAGGGGGCACGCGCACAGGTGTATACGTTCACGCAGGGGCACGTGCACAGGTGTATACCTTCGTGCAGGGGGCACGCGCACAGGTGTATATGTTCGTGCAGGGGGCCCGCGCACAGGTGTGTATGTTCGCGCAGGGGGCCCGCGCGCAGGTGTGTACGTTTGCGCAGGGGGCACGCGCACAGGTGTGTACGTTTGCGCAGGGGGCCCACGCGCAGGTGTGTACGTTTGGGCAGGGGGCCCGCGCGCAGGTGTGTATGTTCGTGCAGGGGGCCCGCACGCAGGTGTGTACGCTCACACTTTCAGACATTATGTATATGTCTGTCATATATACAAGTGTGTACATTTTGGAGCATGGCCTCTAATCTGTTATCGCTTTATTGCCGCAGTCTATTGATCAGTTTGGCCATATTTGGGCCATGGATGGGGATTTCTGAGGTAAATGTGCGGCAGGAGTACTGGATGGAGAGGCCGTGTTGTTGACAACTGTATTTGACCTTGCCCTCGGTCCACCTGTCACCTGAGGTGATTTATGTCGGGGGCGGCTCTGTCGCTTCACTATCGCAGACATGAAGCCACTGTCACTACTGTATCTGTTTTCTTTTCTGTCAGAAAACGCAAACACCCGGGAGTGCGGGCCCGGACAATGCACTGGCGCGCTGCACGTCGGGACTTGTAGTCCTCACAGCTGCGTGTAGGAATCGGAGGGAGGAGCGCGCACGACTACAAGTCCCATGTCTCCCCAAGCGTTGAAGTCCCGGATGTCTACCGCGCCGGAAGAGAAGACAGCCTCTTTCCCAGCCATCTTTTGGCTTAACTAGCAAGCGAGCTCCGCGCTCCAGGCCTCGTAGAATCGGAGGACATCCACCTCTCTAGGGGCCATCATGCCCGGGCATTTGCAGGAAGGCTTCGGCTGCGTCGTCACTAATCGTTTCGACCAGTTATTCGACGATGAGTCCGATCCCTTCGAGGTGCTGAAGGCGGCGGAGAACAAGAAGAAGGAGACGACGGGGGCCCCGGCCcagggcgcaggcaagacagcgGCTCAGGCCGCCAAGCAGCCCAAGAAGGAGTCTCAGAAGGACCGCAGGAACCCTCTGCCCGAGAAGAAGGAGGAGGCGCCGCCGGCTCCGGTGGCGCTGAAGAAGGAAGGTGAGGCGGGCGGCGGGACTAGGCCTCGGCCTGCAGGGGGCGCCCCGGCACTAGGCCTCAGCCTGCACCCACAGGGGCGTCCCCGGCCCTGAGCTCCACACATCAGGGGGCGCAGGAGATAGTGGGGGCTTCGCTGCCCCCTGCCCTTATATGCAGCGCTGCCGGCCGGGTGACCCCACACTGGGGCAGTGACCCGCTTCCGGGCGTCACTGCTGGGGGAGAGGAGCAGGGGGGTGATGGAGACCCTCAGCTGTGCCCGGCACGTGCTGCTATCGCCCTGATCTGGAGGAGGGCGGATGGCGGGAGATGGCCGCTCACCACGTGGTTACACAGGAGGAGGACGATGGAGGTGGTGGCTCTGCTGTGTCACAACATGAGGGCAGCACGTGGCCGGTCAGAATCCGGGGGTCCCTCTATAGGGGGAGGGGCAGAATCCGGGGGTCCCCCTCTATAGGGGGAGGGGCAGAATCCGGGGGTCCCCCTCTATAGGGGGAGGGGCAGAATCCGGGGGTCCCCCTCTATAGGGGGAGGGGCAGAATCCGGGGGTCCCTCTCTATAGGGGGAGGGGCAGAATCCGGGGGTCCCTCTCTATAGGGGGAGGGGCAGAATCCGGGGGTCCCTCTATAGGGGGAGGGGCAGAATCCGGGGGTCCCTCTATAGGGGGAGGGGCAGAATCCGGGGGTCCCTCTATAGGGGGAGGGGCAGAATCCGGGGGTCCCTCTATAGGGGGAGGGGCAGAATCCGGGGGTCCCTCTATAGGGGGAGGGGCAGAATCCGGGGGTCCCTCTATAGGGGGAGGGACAGAATCCGGGGGGTCCCTCTATAGGGGGAGGGGCAGAATCCGGGGGTCCCTCTATAGGGGGAGGGGCAGAATCTGGGGGTCCCTCTATAGGGGGAGGGGCAGAATCCGGGGGTCCCTCTATAGGGGGAAGGGAGGGGGcagaagttacttttctttttaggGGAAGTTTTTTATTACAATGTTTTCTGCTACATTTGTAACGAGTGAAACTTTTCCAGAGATGTGGGGTATGGGGATGCTGCGCAAGTGTAATTTTTCCCTCctagattattatttttttggggggtcagagGGGCGCAGACTTTTTGGGGCACCTGCAGACTTCGTGTTACTGGGGTCTCCTCCTTGTAATATctgtgttaaaggggttttctgattcTCAGGACCACTTTCAGTGAGTGCACTGGATCAGTCagttattgtgttttgttttttttttctcaaatgcaaaaaaataaatgtcaTCCTTCCCAtatcaacatttttaatttttttttaatgagcaAGTTTGATCCTCCAATAGTGGACACGAGAACGGCCCTCAGAACACAAACCTATTTTATCATGTAGGGGAAATACGTCTGAATGAGgcgtttaggctgtgtgcacatgttgcagatttttttttcgctataaaaatgcgaaaaaacgcatacattatgcatcccatcacttagaatgcattccgcaatttttgtgcacatgatgcattttttttttccgcgaaaaaaacgcatcgcggtaaaaaaaaaacagcatgttcattaattttgcggatttcccactatattattgcattgggaacctctggaaaaatatGGTTCCAAGAGCTGTCCGTCGGGCGCTCTTCTCTGCAGTGTGTTCCCGTCAGACACCCACTGATCTTATCCAGGGGAAATGCCATATTATATGGCCGAGCAGAGTCCTTTAAATGGCCATAAATGCATCGTCCCAACTGGGCAGTGAAGATCTCTGCGATCGGCTGATAAGGTGGGTTCACCTGCTGGGTCCATTTCAATCAGCTGTGTGCGGCCTTGAATGTTTGCTGCACCAAGACCGTAAAATCCCAAGCTCCATAGATGAGTGTTTCTGAACAGGTGACGCCCCACCCCCGCCAGTCACAGATCAGACAACCACTTTAGGCAAGGGCTACACCGAGATGTTTGCAATGACTTTGTTACTGCTCGATCATTTCAATCACCTTTTCTGCAGACAGTTCCAGTGTATCCCCGGCCTTTATTAGTATCTGTGCACCTGTAATGTGGTACATTTGGGGAGCCACTTTAATATCCTGTTATATATGTCAAGCAGTGTGTGATGCGATTCAGGACACCTGGTGCAACTCGCTGCTTAGGGATGGGACCTGACAGTTTCCAGAAACTTCTATAGTGACTGTCATTGTTGCAGTCCGTCAGCTCTTCTGGAGTTGCACACTTTGGGTCAGGCTGGTCATATACATTGCATGAGTATGGGCCAATTATAAGAAAAGAGGCATTGGGTATTTCCACTCCTGGATTTTCTCCACCAGCCCCACAGATAGTGAACGGGGCAGTGGTAAGTACATACATGACCACGGCTCCATCCCAAAGACCTGTCTCTGGCTTGGTTGGCTCCCATGTGGTCTGACTGCCCAATCCTTTCCACCGATCAGTCATCTCTTATCCAGTGTTGGAAACGACCCTTTAAATCCTCAACTCTGAGCTCACTACTAGAGAATTGGTGGCATAGATGCATTGTTTCTAATGCCACTACTGACCCTCATGCTCCAGGTTTACTTTTGGTTTTCGGTGCAGCCGCAATTTGTTTTTACTAGAACAGATAGCACCACGTTATCTTTTATAACAGACCAAAGTGTCGTGATCTGGTGCTGATGGTGGCAGTCAAGAGACTGGGCCGTCGCTGGCAtgacttctgtttttttttgtttttttttgggggggggggggggagagggttCTCTTTCGGATATAAAAGGTAAAGCCAAAACTTCAAATGCTGATGTGAACCCAACCTAGTACTAGACCTCCCTAAATGGCTTGGACATTTATGATGTTTTGTGGGGTTTACAGGTGGTAGGCTGGATGAGGCTTTCTGCATCGGCCTTCCATCACGTCAAGATGACATTTGGTCAGTATACATCACGGACTGTTGGTGTATAGAGCTCATTCTGTCTGGTTATATATATGTAGCCCAAAAAGCACAGAAGTCACCGGCTTCACTATGTCTTGTGTGAATAGACCCTCAGTATGAGCAGTACGTGGCCACGTAGGGTTGCACGAGGTGCAGAAGTTGCGAGGAAGATGCATTGGTGCCATCATATAGCGATTGGCCGCAGTTGAACCTGCTGGAGGGGCATCTCCACGAGGCCCAGATCTTGTATTGTACGTAGCATTCAGTCCTTCAAATGTAATCACCTTGGGTTTTCTCAGCGTCTGCACAATGTTAGCAGGCCCCGTCAGTGTTTGCTGGGCGTGGAAGTCATTGTTCATCTCGTAGCGCGTCTAGTGTACAGGCCGACGTTTGTGACCGCACccaagtatatatgtgtatatatatatatttttttttttcttttaaagtaatAATTGAGCTGCCTGCATTACACCCATTGGCTTATTAACCATGGGAGTCTCGCTACGTGTGGGACTTGTTCCCAAGTTATAATTGGCTTGGCACGGCTCGCCTGCATTTGCAGCACTTTATAGGCTTCAGCAGCTGTTGTCAGAGCCAGTTCAGCAGTAGCGGCACCGGGAGGGCGGCTATTCTCAGGCCCTTGTCGGAGCCCAGGAAGCGCTGTCAATCACGACTTGGCTGCTTATCCAAAAGACCTTGCAGCAGGGCCGGTGACCTTATTCTGTCCAGATACCTCTGTAACTGTAGTAAGGTTGTGCTTAGCTGAAAGCAGCTCGTAATCTTACACCTAAACATGTGCACACGCCGTGAGGTCAGGAGGGGGGGAGACTCCGTATAACCATAGCCGTTCAGGAACATGGCTCTATTGCAGCGGTTGTCGTCTAATTACCCTTCGATATTCCCATTATGCCGGGATCGCACACAGcgcgatacggccgagtctcgcaggttaaatccAAGCTcttgcaccggcactccagagcggagtgtgcggccgcatagcaacacatggagccgaacgctccgctctggagtgccagtgccagagcttctttttagcctgcgagactcggccgtatctcgctgtagtgtgactccggcctaaaggtCCCTTTAGGAGCTGAAGTGGCTCAGTAGTAAATAAGACCAGGAAGAAAGTTTGATTCTTTTTAGCAGACTTGCAGGGTTCGTTGCTTGTCTCGTTTACTCACAACTTGAGTTTTCTTTAGGAATTGTTTGTGATTTTATCTTTTTATAGAGTGAACGATGTTTATCACTTTGTCACATGCCTAGTTTTATCATCCCTTTCTGTTCACCCTGGGATGGCCTCCTGTGCCAGTGAAGACTTGTTGACATGTGGTTTCTGTGTATGCAACAGGGATCAGAAGAGTTGGCAGAAGGCCCgaccagcaacagcagcagcaacccCCACAGCAGCAGCAGTCACTGCCGCCGCAGCAGCAGTCTTCACAGGCCCCACAGGGCGAAGGGAAGCCTACCGACAGAAGACCTGTCGAGAGGAGGCCACCTCGTGAACGCCGCTTTGAAAAGCCAGCAGAAGAAAAGGTTGAAGCAGGGGAATTCTCCATTGACAGGTAAAGCTGCAGCTTTATGAGGGTCTCTGTAGGTGAAGTGCATTTATTTAGAAGATTGACAACTTTTTACCATTACAAGAACTTTACACTTAGTTGTCACTTTTCCTCAGCTTTTTATTGTGCATCCATTTATATTTGTAATTTTACACTAATTCAGTCTCTGGATACCAGATCTACATTGCATCACATCCACCTAGTCAGTTTAATTTTAATGGCTTGGTGTAAGTTGGAGCCTGTAAGAGCTTAGGTAGTCTGTATGAGTTTTTATTCTTTGTTCTTTGTCCTCCATTCCTACTGTAGGCCCATTGGTGACAGGCCACTTCGTGGTCGTGGCGGCCCTGGCGGTAGAGGGGGCCGTGGCCGTGGTCGTGGTATTGGCAGGGGCGATGGCTTTGACTCTCGTGGCAAACGTGAATTTGACAGACACAGTGGCAGTGACCGAGCGTAAGTATCTTCTGCTTCTCATTTCAGCTTTGCCTTTTGATGATTATTGTGTTTCCCAATGAACTTTCGTCCCCACTGACCATATAACTCATTTTGGTTAGTTCTTCACATTTCAGTGGCCCGAAACATGAGGACAAGAGGGGCGGCAGCGGATCTCACAACTGGGGAACTGTAAAGGATGAACTGAGGTTGGTTGGGTTCATTCATGGCAACCTGTTTGATAAAATTGTAGAGGTAGCAGGATGGGGTTATCAAACAGCATTATTATTTATTgctccatttattctatggcgctgtacatgtgaaaaggtatacataataaaaacaagtacaataatctgaaataatacaagtcacgactgataaaggaggagagaggaccctgccagcaaGGGCTCTGTCTACAAGGGAGGGGAGAGCTGGTCGTTTAGCGGTATTGTGGaatgagggttactgcaggttgtaggcttgtcggaagaggtaggtcttcatgttcctgttgaaggtttccacggtgggTGAGGGTGATATGTTGGGGAGAGAATTCCAGAGTAGAAAGGATGCACGGGAGAaattttgtatgcgattgtgggaagaggagatgacaAGGGGTAGTGAAGGTGGTTACATGCAGGTGAGTACCGGGAGAttgggtcacagatgtatggaggagacaggttgtggatggctttgtatgtcatggttagggcttTCATCCGGAGTCTCTgggaaatggggagccagtgcagggattgacagagaggagaggccagggaatagtggacgggacaggtggattagtctggcagcagcgGTTAGGATAGACTGGAGTGGTGCGAGAgtgtttaggggggggggggggttggagcaCAGAGTAGGagtttgcagtagtcgaggtgggagatgatgagggcatgcattaGTCCTTTTGCAGATTAAGGAATGTACGGATGATGGATTTATTTTTGAGTTGtattcggcaggaagtggaaagggctttggtatgtggtttgaaggagagcttAGAGTCTagggttaccctgaggcagcgagcttgcagGACTGGGGAGGTTGAGCAGCAGTTTACTTTAATTGATAGGTCTGTTGTGGGGGTTGAGAGAGATGGGGGGGAAaggtgatgaattctgttttgtccatgttaagcttTAGAAATTGAGAGAAGGATGAAATGGCGGACTCGCATTGCGGGTTTCTGCGTTTGGTATTTACACcagacttttatttatttttttttggagtgAGAATTAAGCTGCTCATACACAATCAGCATCTTCTGATCCTTCTTTTGAAATCCTCTATCGGGGGAAGGTCAGGAGATCACCAATAGTTGACTGGATTGCTGAAATTGGCTTGTTTGGCTGACATTGCTCTGCGTTTCCGCATCTTACAATAGATCGTGCTGCAGAAATGTAGTAATCACATGAATCCTCTGAGGGGTCTTTGTTGCTCTACTTAACATGTAATTGTGAGCTCAGTACAGTGTCACATTGATAAGGGGTGGTTGGGCAGGATGCCTGTTGGTAAACTTTTCCCATATCTTCAGCCCATTGAAGCCTGCACTTTGTTAGCTGTAGACAAGACTGCAGTAGTTTGCATTATTTCTCTCCTGTGTCTGGTATTTAAGGActaatttttatatataaatttggCATACTTTACATACTAGGCCCATGTTGGGGGGAATTGAGACTTTTACCCCTTGCAATTAGGGGACTCTGCATGCGACCAGTGCCAGGGTGGTAATGTCGCTTTACAGAAAAATTGCTTCAGAGTCCTTAGCACCTCTGTTTGTCACTTTTCTGCACCCACTTGATCAGCAAGTTATGTTTGTTCTTAGCCATGTGTTTTGTTTGCTAAAACTAGAATAGTCTTCAGTGTTGTACTCAGTACATGAGTGGCAGGAAGCTCTTGCTTTTTGCAGTAGACATGGACCGGGGTCATGGGGCCATTCAGCACAGCCTACTAGGACTGATCAAAGGTGCTTCTTCCCTGGTGCAATAAGGTAATCTTATCGTCCAATTTGGAGAAGTCGTCTGTGTGACTGATTTTCTTCTGTTTGGAATTCCCTATAACCTGAATTCTTAGTAACTTGTGGCCTTTCATACCTGAGGTTAGAGAATAAAAGAAGCCACAGGTTTTAAAGTTTTCTGCGTTTTTTGGAGCACTCAGGAGGATGGACGTGATAATGAATTGTTAGGTTTATTTAATGACTAACCCAAAGATCCAAAAATGCATGGTTTTCCTCATTGTATGTAATTTTTCAGCGAACTGGACCAGTCAACCGTAACCGAGGAGACGCCCGAAACTGAAGATCAACCCACTGCCGACTCTGAGAACAAGTGAGTGGTAATATAGAATTGCTAGGTCGCTGCAGCACAAACATCTTGCATTATTCATGATTCAAGGGTTGATTTTCATAGTTGCAGAGGTCCTTTCCTAGCTCTTGTAAGGCGTGCCACAACCTGACTACTCTCCCTTTAAATATGAAAGTTCTTTACAGTTGTCTGTCAGcgtagaatgactgttcaaacaaagtaTAGGCGCCCGGTGCTTCATGGCGACCAATCATTTTTATACACctttccacctacttgttttcaAGCTGTCAATCAATGACTGGGTGGTGGAGATTAAGCGAAAACAAGCAAGTGGGAAGGTGAATTTAAATTATTGGCTCTGCCATGAAGCAGCGAGCGGTGGCACTTAGTCATCCTGTGCTGACAGTCCTTTTTTAATGTCTAAATCACCTTTCTTTCACATGCAATGTATACCTTGGCTTTTGGCAAGGTCCCTGGGGGGAAAAAATTGCATCCCAGCTTtgaggcagtttttttttttttttttaatgctcaaTAGGGGCCTAATATTTGTAAGCTCTTGTTAAAAGTATTTCCTACCCCATTTAATAATCTGGTTGTCTCCATTTGAATCCCCCGCTAGCTTAgggtagggtcacattgcgttatgtgaccgcgtttaatggactacgttacaccgcggcataacgcggtgttaacgtagtccgttaacgccgccatagcctgtaatggtgaacgcgtcgctagcgcccgcccacattgggcgtgcgctagcgatgtgccgtcatttgagtgacggacctcggacgctgcttgcagtgtccacggcgcgcccgaggtccgttcctcactagtgcagatcggggatctgcgctagcggggacgccgaacgcggaccctagagaagcattgcgttagggcaatccgttaagcgcatagcgctagcggattgcgctaacgcaatgtgaccctagccttagaaatCATACCTTTGATTTTATGGGGATCCAATCTGAAGTCCTCTCACCGATTTCTGCAAATAAAACAGCTTAAGCCCAGTGTTAGTCTTGCACTCCCATCTTTGTGTTCCCTATATAGCCAGGCTGCGGCAAAACAAAAGCATGGAAAAACTTCAAATGCTTCAGTAGTTCAATGAAACCTGTCTTGTAAAAAATGCAGTTAaactgcagattaatagtgttctGAAAGCCTGGCTGCTGGGAGGAAAGGcactttattccttctggcagcatTGGGCTCTCGGGTGCAGCCAGcgcggcttcagtcactgctcagtatatagtgattggcagctgtaaccgcaccccGGCTCTAAtggtgagctggctgtcagtctgtGCCCGGGGCGCGGTTACGGTCGCCAGTCTTTATGACCCGAGAAGCGATGGAAGCGATGCTAGCTGCAACCCTAGGACTTAAAGCCCAaggctgccagaaggaataaagatAATTTCGTCCTGGCAGCCGggccctattaacctgcagatcagACTCCGATGTGTAGATGACATGGTGTGGATTTAGTTTTGTATGAAGTTGTAATGCTTACCTAGCTGCTCACATTTCTGTCTGTATGTGTTCAGATGAGATCCAGTGTTTGGTACAGTTTCTGCATGATGGTGATTCTAATATCTGTATTTTTAGGGAGAATGAGGCTGAAGAGGTGAAGGAAGAAGGCCCCAAGGAAATGACCCTGgacgaatggaaggccatgcaagaCAAAGAGCGCTCAAAAGTCGAGTTCAACATCCGGAAACCAAACGAAGGTGCTGACGGCCAATGGAAGAAAGGATTCGTGCTCCACAAGTCCAAGAGTGAAGAGGTAATATGGTCGTTTATCCCCCACCCCCATTATATGGGTTTTCGATTATTGCATCTTATGGCTTGAAAGTACATTGGGTTATGCCAGTTGTTCCATAAAGTGTGGAGGGGCCTATTGTACTATAAAACAGGCAGATTTTTCATGCACTACATGTAGTTACTTGCATGTTACTGAAAAGGGAGAGCATGGATCCGcaatattcttaaaagaaaaatctgATTTAGGAGGCTTCTGTGGCTCTATTGTTATTACTGATAGAATAGTCTTTACAGACTCCCATTAACTATAAGGTGAAGGGACTGGCGCTTACAAGAGACCTAGAGGGAGCCCCTCGGCTCAGGCACTTGTTCACAGCCCCCTTCCCAATTGATACAGATGCATTACACATCAGATTGTTacaagcaggggggtgggcgtaACTTTAAAGGGTTGCAACATGTAATACTAGCTTCATTATGATGATGACCTTTTAACATGAAGCCCAGAATATCTTCTGATGTCCCCGCAGGTGCATGTTCACCAAGAGATCGTCTGGAATCAGGTGATTAattcagcagtgttttttttttttctttttatcatctTGGCTAGTGAAAATGTGGACTTAAGTTTTGATTTTGCTCGAGACTTGCATA
Coding sequences:
- the SERBP1 gene encoding SERPINE1 mRNA-binding protein 1 isoform X3, coding for MPGHLQEGFGCVVTNRFDQLFDDESDPFEVLKAAENKKKETTGAPAQGAGKTAAQAAKQPKKESQKDRRNPLPEKKEEAPPAPVALKKEGIRRVGRRPDQQQQQQPPQQQQSLPPQQQSSQAPQGEGKPTDRRPVERRPPRERRFEKPAEEKVEAGEFSIDRPIGDRPLRGRGGPGGRGGRGRGRGIGRGDGFDSRGKREFDRHSGSDRASSHFSGPKHEDKRGGSGSHNWGTVKDELSELDQSTVTEETPETEDQPTADSENKENEAEEVKEEGPKEMTLDEWKAMQDKERSKVEFNIRKPNEGADGQWKKGFVLHKSKSEEVHAESEGLDHHFRKPANDITSQLEINFGDLGRPGRGRGGGRGGRGRGGRPSRGGRTDKSSVSAPDVDDPEAFPALS
- the SERBP1 gene encoding SERPINE1 mRNA-binding protein 1 isoform X2, with amino-acid sequence MPGHLQEGFGCVVTNRFDQLFDDESDPFEVLKAAENKKKETTGAPAQGAGKTAAQAAKQPKKESQKDRRNPLPEKKEEAPPAPVALKKEGIRRVGRRPDQQQQQQPPQQQQSLPPQQQSSQAPQGEGKPTDRRPVERRPPRERRFEKPAEEKVEAGEFSIDRPIGDRPLRGRGGPGGRGGRGRGRGIGRGDGFDSRGKREFDRHSGSDRAGPKHEDKRGGSGSHNWGTVKDELSELDQSTVTEETPETEDQPTADSENKENEAEEVKEEGPKEMTLDEWKAMQDKERSKVEFNIRKPNEGADGQWKKGFVLHKSKSEEVHVHQEIVWNQVHAESEGLDHHFRKPANDITSQLEINFGDLGRPGRGRGGGRGGRGRGGRPSRGGRTDKSSVSAPDVDDPEAFPALS
- the SERBP1 gene encoding SERPINE1 mRNA-binding protein 1 isoform X1 → MPGHLQEGFGCVVTNRFDQLFDDESDPFEVLKAAENKKKETTGAPAQGAGKTAAQAAKQPKKESQKDRRNPLPEKKEEAPPAPVALKKEGIRRVGRRPDQQQQQQPPQQQQSLPPQQQSSQAPQGEGKPTDRRPVERRPPRERRFEKPAEEKVEAGEFSIDRPIGDRPLRGRGGPGGRGGRGRGRGIGRGDGFDSRGKREFDRHSGSDRASSHFSGPKHEDKRGGSGSHNWGTVKDELSELDQSTVTEETPETEDQPTADSENKENEAEEVKEEGPKEMTLDEWKAMQDKERSKVEFNIRKPNEGADGQWKKGFVLHKSKSEEVHVHQEIVWNQVHAESEGLDHHFRKPANDITSQLEINFGDLGRPGRGRGGGRGGRGRGGRPSRGGRTDKSSVSAPDVDDPEAFPALS
- the SERBP1 gene encoding SERPINE1 mRNA-binding protein 1 isoform X4; translation: MPGHLQEGFGCVVTNRFDQLFDDESDPFEVLKAAENKKKETTGAPAQGAGKTAAQAAKQPKKESQKDRRNPLPEKKEEAPPAPVALKKEGIRRVGRRPDQQQQQQPPQQQQSLPPQQQSSQAPQGEGKPTDRRPVERRPPRERRFEKPAEEKVEAGEFSIDRPIGDRPLRGRGGPGGRGGRGRGRGIGRGDGFDSRGKREFDRHSGSDRAGPKHEDKRGGSGSHNWGTVKDELSELDQSTVTEETPETEDQPTADSENKENEAEEVKEEGPKEMTLDEWKAMQDKERSKVEFNIRKPNEGADGQWKKGFVLHKSKSEEVHAESEGLDHHFRKPANDITSQLEINFGDLGRPGRGRGGGRGGRGRGGRPSRGGRTDKSSVSAPDVDDPEAFPALS